The DNA sequence CCTGGCTGGACTTTTAGCGCTGTTGTATGCTCTAGGACGCACGCGCTGGATCGCCCGCCAGGATCCGGGCACGCCGGAGATGCAGCAAATTGCATCGGCCATTGCTGAAGGCGCTCGGGCTTTCTTAAAACGGGAATATCGGGTATTGGCCATCTTTGTGCTTGTGGTGGCCGTATTGCTGGCCATTTTTAATGCCAGGCAACCGGAATCTTCCTGGCTGATTGCCCTCTCGTTTGTGGTGGGAGCGGTGTGCTCGGCGACCGCAGGGTTCATCGGCATGACGGTGGCTACCAAAGCCAACGTGCGTACAACGCAAGCAGCACGCCAGGGTTTGGGTCCGGCGCTGAACGTAGCGTTTTCCGGTGGGCTAGTCATGGGCCTAAGCGTAGTTGGCTTAGGGTTGCTGGGCTTGGGCTTGTTGTTTTTGCTCTACAGCGAAATTCTGATGTGGGATTACGCTAAGGTCGTTAACGTCATTTCGGGTTTTTCGCTGGGTGCTTCGTCGATTGCCTTGTTTGCTCGTGTGGGTGGGGGGATCTACACCAAGGCTGCCGACGTCGGTGCTGACCTAGCGGGTAAGGTCTATGAAGGCATTCCGGAAGACGATCCCCGCAATCCAGCAACCATTGCCGACAACGTGGGCGACAACGTCGGCGATGTAGCAGGCATGGGGGCTGACCTCTTTGAAAGCTACGTGGGTTCTATTATCGGCACGATGGTGCTGGGAGCCTCGTTTGTGCCGGTTTTCCAACACATACCCGGTGTGCACCCGCTAGCTGGCGTGTTGCTGCCGTTGGTGCTGGCGGCCGTAGGCATTGTGGTCTCGATCCTTGGAGGCTTTTTTGTTAAGGTCAAAGAAGGCGGCAATCCGCAAAAGGCTTTAAATCAGGGGGAGTTTGGTGCAGCGATCGCTATGGCCATCTTGGCCTATTTTGTTATTCGCTGGATGCTGCCCTCCGCATGGACAGCTGAAAGTCCGCTCATTCCATTTACAGACTATACTGCCGCAGGGGTTTATGTTGCGGTACTCATCGGATTGGCTGCAGGGGTGCTTATCGGATTCATCGCGGAATACTATACCTCTGCGCATACGACCCCTACATTACATATTGCCCGGCAAAGCGTAACCGGGGCCGCAACAAACATTATTGCTGGGCTTGGCGTGGGTATGTTCTCTACCGGGCTACCGGCACTTGTCTTGGCCTTGGGCATCATCGGGGCATATACCGCTGCCGGATTGTATGGGATTGCGATTGCTGCGCTGGGTATGCTTTCGGTAACAGGGGTGCAGCTGGCGGTCGATGCCTATGGGCCGATCTCTGACAATGCTGGGGGGATTGCCGAGATGGCGCACTTGCCCCCAGAGGTGCGCCAGCGTACCGATAAGCTCGATGCCGTAGGCAACACGACAGCAGCCATTGGAAAAGGCTTTGCTATTGGATCAGCTGCCTTGACAGCCCTGGCTTTGTTTGCGGCCTACATGCAGCAAGCCCATGTCCCTACGATCGACGTATCGCAGCCTAAGATTCTTGCAGGCCTGCTCCTGGGGGCTGCCTTGCCCTACGTTTTTAGTGCAATGGCTATGGGTGCTGTGGGGCGCGCGGCCTCGGACATGATTAAAGAGGTAGGGCGTCAGTTTCGTGAGATTCCAGGACTGCGTG is a window from the Rhodothermus bifroesti genome containing:
- a CDS encoding sodium-translocating pyrophosphatase, whose product is MEMVFTYLVPLAGLLALLYALGRTRWIARQDPGTPEMQQIASAIAEGARAFLKREYRVLAIFVLVVAVLLAIFNARQPESSWLIALSFVVGAVCSATAGFIGMTVATKANVRTTQAARQGLGPALNVAFSGGLVMGLSVVGLGLLGLGLLFLLYSEILMWDYAKVVNVISGFSLGASSIALFARVGGGIYTKAADVGADLAGKVYEGIPEDDPRNPATIADNVGDNVGDVAGMGADLFESYVGSIIGTMVLGASFVPVFQHIPGVHPLAGVLLPLVLAAVGIVVSILGGFFVKVKEGGNPQKALNQGEFGAAIAMAILAYFVIRWMLPSAWTAESPLIPFTDYTAAGVYVAVLIGLAAGVLIGFIAEYYTSAHTTPTLHIARQSVTGAATNIIAGLGVGMFSTGLPALVLALGIIGAYTAAGLYGIAIAALGMLSVTGVQLAVDAYGPISDNAGGIAEMAHLPPEVRQRTDKLDAVGNTTAAIGKGFAIGSAALTALALFAAYMQQAHVPTIDVSQPKILAGLLLGAALPYVFSAMAMGAVGRAASDMIKEVGRQFREIPGLREGKARAEYARCVDISTKAAIREMVLPGLLAVITPVVIGLIDKNMLGGLLAGVTVSGVLLAIFQANAGGAWDNAKKRIEGTIEIDGVTYSKGSDAHKAAVVGDTVGDPLKDTSGPSLNILIKLIAIVSLVIAPLIA